DNA from Alnus glutinosa chromosome 2, dhAlnGlut1.1, whole genome shotgun sequence:
TCTCGCCAGCAGGGAAAGCAGGATCCGCCATGAACTACCGAAAGTCGTCGTAAAGGAAAGCTGGAGGGGAAGACATGGCTAGCATGCGCTGGAAAGGAGACAAAGTCCCTAGCGCATGCAGGCCACGCTCCAATGTGGAGGCAGTGGTTGAAGATGTGGCGGCCATCGGTAGATTTGGAGGACGCCGACGAACCCACTGGTGAGGCGCGTGTCGTGCAACAACATATAGAGAGCTATAGATCTAAATTCAAAGATTTCGACCCTACAACCTAtccaaaaatcacataaaacactGAAGGAGGAGATGGGAAAAATTGGTGGTCTCTATGTTGAGAatattgaaaacataaaaaacatataCATTGCCGGAAAAACCAGCAGGATAGTCACCTCATAAGAGGCAGAAGGTTCAAGAAAGGATGGAAATGGGAGGCTTTTGCTTCCCTTCCATGGCATTTGATGCAAAAGGTGGTTGAGTAATGGATAACCTCATAATAGGCAGGGTTACAGAGAAGGGGTTGAGGTTACAGGGAAGAGGAGTCCCTCCCATATTTGCTTGCACAGAGAAGAGGCATAGAGGAGTTGAGGAGAGAGAACAAAGCTTTCAGATATTTTGATGCACTCAGAATTCTAATAAAACGTCTAATTTATTCAGTCTTATCTTATCttctttacttcttcttcttcattgtttttttaatatatatcacatcaattaaataaaaagaagaatgtTATATGAgcctttgttataaattgttttctttttttttttcatagatggTACTTGTGTTATGGGAAAATACGAAGATGATACTTCTATCAAATTTTCTATCTAAAACTGACGGATTTCCACGTCAATGACACATGACACCATTAAAATTGCAACACATAAttgccatatttttttttttatttttaaaaaaacctcaaaataatatatatatagtacaagtactacctataaaaaaaaaaaaaaaaactaaggaagcaaaaaataatgGTCGTAAACCATAGGGGTGTAAGGTacatatttaacccaaaattataatttaaaatatattaaagaaacaaaatgaaatttagAAGTAGTTGTCGTGAATTGGCTCCTAGAGAACAAGAGCCAGCAACTATACACAGCTGAGAGGCTATAACACCTTcaataacaagaaaaaacaaacaacaccACACCTAAACCAGCTGGAACCTACAACGAAAATTAAgccaaaagaaaacaagagcCCCGAGACAACAAATACATCTGTTAATAGAGACATCCTTGTTCGATCAGACAACAGCCTCGAATTTCTCTCTTAATTAATGTAAAATGTTATGAAAAAACACGTACAATAACATGATGAACCTAGATAGCTAATTAAGCTAAGATTGCCTTAGCCATGtctatggcttgaaacaagacCACACCAGCAGAGATAGGCACGCTCAACATAACAAGTGCGGCCATCCCTAAAGCGAAACTTGGTCTAACACTCATCAAATAAGATTGCAAAAGCCCTACCGCCTCACAAACATCCTCGTCGTAATGTGTATAGTATTTCTTCTCCCACTCCATCCAGCTCGCAGGTGGTTCCTGGCTCGTCTCTAGCATCTTCAACTCCCTAAGGCGCATTCGTAGCGAGATCATGTTCTCGTCCACAAGCCTTCCCCCATAATCTCGGCGTCGATGTTGATGTCTTCCTCCG
Protein-coding regions in this window:
- the LOC133860483 gene encoding uncharacterized protein LOC133860483, producing the protein MQATSFSSATLPLGPVWLSSSSSASRRKPVINASGGRHQHRRRDYGGRLVDENMISLRMRLRELKMLETSQEPPASWMEWEKKYYTHYDEDVCEAVGLLQSYLMSVRPSFALGMAALVMLSVPISAGVVLFQAIDMAKAILA